The Anolis carolinensis isolate JA03-04 chromosome 2, rAnoCar3.1.pri, whole genome shotgun sequence genome has a window encoding:
- the rpl29 gene encoding large ribosomal subunit protein eL29, with protein sequence MAKSKNHTTHNQSRKWHRNGIKKPRSNRYESLKGVDPKFLRNMRFAKKHNKKGLKKMRANNAKNAK encoded by the exons ATGGCCAAGTCCAAGAACCACACCACCCACAATCAGT CTCGCAAGTGGCACAGAAATGGTATTAAGAAACCCAGGTCAAATAGATACGAATCTCTAAAAGGG GTTGATCCTAAGTTCTTGAGGAACATGCGCTTTGCAAAGAAACACaacaaaaaagggctgaaaaaaatGCGAGCCAACAATGCTAAAAATGCCAAGTAA